From a single Drosophila sulfurigaster albostrigata strain 15112-1811.04 chromosome 3, ASM2355843v2, whole genome shotgun sequence genomic region:
- the LOC133840871 gene encoding uncharacterized protein LOC133840871 isoform X1 has product MTIKPVSAPSGKRVVDTDAKESHGAGQVVVEQSVVNQAHRNVVIDGHGQSPQRRGEVYEELARTHRCSPHKNSSRSKRREHHDSHAHHHKRDRLEREKLNLAVGSGVAGVSSNSPHASVVPGAVATAVGNSSPTAVGRKSPEHLASVPKTQTQMTPAAAAANMLKAVEETLTGYNSGDEHLQPKERTISVEEWQRRDQEFAKCMEKRGYELKPVEEDGACLFRSISLQIYGDEGMHDVIRQHTMDYIHENREYFGQFVTEDINGYIQRKRARDAHGNHIEIQAISEIYSRTVEVYCYQSTPINIFNSEQSQAGYPPLRLSYQRGSHYNAILDPYNATVGVGLGLAGYKPEFQTKEAVRLSEQLEIEQTMFEDKLKTTDWEATNEAIEEQIARESYLQWCRDNMQRTRSTNTAAGSATSSTVTSAEALTDSDASPSKYSSDGCGVSGNNNINNSNTTATMSGSNVSEGTTTGFTLSPKNLSQFSHKLPPEVNDLAGYESDATDMSSTSSVGHGNASPNTAAAQRANKLSKSQRRNNGLRSSKKRRHEAREANNSLETSETPLRKSPKRDAAPAAARAHTPEAEQRPCTSKQSSQSPPKRNDAQTPPKQSYSSFYQELLEASYANDGINESEMLQQAIQMSTRDYIDDQKRKYLCGP; this is encoded by the exons ATGACTATCAAGCCAGTCAGTGCGCCAAGCGGCAAGCGTGTCGTTGACACAGATGCCAAGGAATCCCATGGTGCTGGCCAGGTTGTGGTTGAGCAATCAGTTGTCAATCAGGCCCATCGCAATGTCGTCATCGATGGTCATGGTCAG AGCCCACAGCGACGTGGCGAGGTCTATGAGGAGCTGGCACGCACACATCGCTGCAGTCCACACAAGAA CAGTTCCCGTTCGAAGCGTCGCGAGCATCACGACAGCCATGCCCATCATCACAAACGCGATCGTTTGGAGCGCGAGAAACTGAATCTGGCGGTGGGCAGTGGGGTTGCTGGCGTCTCGAGCAACAGTCCGCATGCCAGCGTTGTGCCTGGCGCAGTAGCCACAGCTGTGGGCAATAGTAGCCCAACAGCTGTGGGTCGCAAGTCGCCAGAGCATTTGGCCAGCGTGCCcaagacacaaacacaaatgacaccagctgctgcggctgctaaTATGCTAAAGGCTGTGGAGGAGACGTTGACAGGCTATAACAGCGGCGATGAGCATCTGCAGCCAAAGGAGCGCACGATTTCAGTTGAAGAATGGCAGCGTCGCGATCAAGAGTTTGCCAAGTGCATGGAAAAGCGGGGCTACGAACTGAAACCTGTCGAGGAGGATGGTGCCTGTCTGTTTCGCTCGATTTCACTACAAATCTATGGGGACGAAGGCATGCACGATGTCATACGCCAGCACACAATGGACTATATT CATGAAAATCGTGAATACTTTGGCCAATTTGTCACCGAGGACATCAATGGCTATATACAACGCAAACGTGCTCGCGATGCCCATGGCAATCACATCGAGATACAGGCCATTTCAGAGATCTACAGTCGCACAGTTGAAGTTTACTGCTACCAATCGA CACCCATTAACATCTTCAATTCGGAGCAATCGCAGGCTGGTTACCCGCCATTGCGTCTGTCGTATCAGCGAGGCTCGCACTATAATGCTATACTCGATCCCTACAATGCCACTGTGGGTGTCGGCCTGGGCTTGGCTGGTTACAAGCCTGAGTTCCAAACAAAGGAAGCGGTGCGTCTCAGCGAGCAGCTGGAAATCGAACAG ACTATGTTCGAGGATAAGTTAAAGACAACAGACTGGGAGGCCACCAATGAGGCCATCGAGGAACAGATTGCCCGTGAATCCTATTTGCAGTGGTGTCGTGATAATATGCAGCGCACGCGAAGCACCAACACAGCCGCCGGTTCGGCTACATCATCGACAGTCACCTCTGCTGAGGCACTGACCGATTCGGATGCCTCGCCCTCGAAGTACTCGAGCGATGGCTGCGGCgtcagcggcaacaacaacattaataacagcaacacaaCTGCCACCATGAGCGGCTCTAATGTCAGCGAAGGCACAACTACTGGCTTCACACTGTCGCCTAAAAATCTCAGTCAGTTCTCACACAAGCTGCCGCCCGAGGTAAACGACCTGGCTGGCTACGAGAGCGATGCCACAGACATGAGCAGCACCAGCTCGGTGGGTCACGGCAATGCCTCGCCAAACACTGCTGCCGCTCAGCGCGCTAACAAATTGTCCAAATCGCAGCGACGCAACAATGGTTTGCGTAGCAGCAAGAAACGTCGTCACGAGGCACGTGAGGCTAACAACAG TCTTGAAACGTCCGAGACGCCGTTGCGTAAGAGTCCCAAGCGCGATGCAGCGCCAGCGGCGGCCAGAGCTCACACCCCAGAGGCGGAACAGCGACCATGCACATCGAAGCAGTCATCACAGTCGCCGCCAAAGCGCAATGACGCACAAACGCCGCCCAAGCAGAGCTACTCCAGCTTCTACCAGGAGCTCCTCGAAGCATCCTATGCCAATGATG GCATCAACGAAAGCGAGATGCTGCAGCAGGCTATACAGATGTCCACACGCGACTATATAGACGATCAGAAGCGGAAGTATCTATGCGGTCCATAG
- the LOC133840871 gene encoding uncharacterized protein LOC133840871 isoform X2: MTIKPVSAPSGKRVVDTDAKESHGAGQVVVEQSVVNQAHRNVVIDGHGQSPQRRGEVYEELARTHRCSPHKNSRSKRREHHDSHAHHHKRDRLEREKLNLAVGSGVAGVSSNSPHASVVPGAVATAVGNSSPTAVGRKSPEHLASVPKTQTQMTPAAAAANMLKAVEETLTGYNSGDEHLQPKERTISVEEWQRRDQEFAKCMEKRGYELKPVEEDGACLFRSISLQIYGDEGMHDVIRQHTMDYIHENREYFGQFVTEDINGYIQRKRARDAHGNHIEIQAISEIYSRTVEVYCYQSTPINIFNSEQSQAGYPPLRLSYQRGSHYNAILDPYNATVGVGLGLAGYKPEFQTKEAVRLSEQLEIEQTMFEDKLKTTDWEATNEAIEEQIARESYLQWCRDNMQRTRSTNTAAGSATSSTVTSAEALTDSDASPSKYSSDGCGVSGNNNINNSNTTATMSGSNVSEGTTTGFTLSPKNLSQFSHKLPPEVNDLAGYESDATDMSSTSSVGHGNASPNTAAAQRANKLSKSQRRNNGLRSSKKRRHEAREANNSLETSETPLRKSPKRDAAPAAARAHTPEAEQRPCTSKQSSQSPPKRNDAQTPPKQSYSSFYQELLEASYANDGINESEMLQQAIQMSTRDYIDDQKRKYLCGP, encoded by the exons ATGACTATCAAGCCAGTCAGTGCGCCAAGCGGCAAGCGTGTCGTTGACACAGATGCCAAGGAATCCCATGGTGCTGGCCAGGTTGTGGTTGAGCAATCAGTTGTCAATCAGGCCCATCGCAATGTCGTCATCGATGGTCATGGTCAG AGCCCACAGCGACGTGGCGAGGTCTATGAGGAGCTGGCACGCACACATCGCTGCAGTCCACACAAGAA TTCCCGTTCGAAGCGTCGCGAGCATCACGACAGCCATGCCCATCATCACAAACGCGATCGTTTGGAGCGCGAGAAACTGAATCTGGCGGTGGGCAGTGGGGTTGCTGGCGTCTCGAGCAACAGTCCGCATGCCAGCGTTGTGCCTGGCGCAGTAGCCACAGCTGTGGGCAATAGTAGCCCAACAGCTGTGGGTCGCAAGTCGCCAGAGCATTTGGCCAGCGTGCCcaagacacaaacacaaatgacaccagctgctgcggctgctaaTATGCTAAAGGCTGTGGAGGAGACGTTGACAGGCTATAACAGCGGCGATGAGCATCTGCAGCCAAAGGAGCGCACGATTTCAGTTGAAGAATGGCAGCGTCGCGATCAAGAGTTTGCCAAGTGCATGGAAAAGCGGGGCTACGAACTGAAACCTGTCGAGGAGGATGGTGCCTGTCTGTTTCGCTCGATTTCACTACAAATCTATGGGGACGAAGGCATGCACGATGTCATACGCCAGCACACAATGGACTATATT CATGAAAATCGTGAATACTTTGGCCAATTTGTCACCGAGGACATCAATGGCTATATACAACGCAAACGTGCTCGCGATGCCCATGGCAATCACATCGAGATACAGGCCATTTCAGAGATCTACAGTCGCACAGTTGAAGTTTACTGCTACCAATCGA CACCCATTAACATCTTCAATTCGGAGCAATCGCAGGCTGGTTACCCGCCATTGCGTCTGTCGTATCAGCGAGGCTCGCACTATAATGCTATACTCGATCCCTACAATGCCACTGTGGGTGTCGGCCTGGGCTTGGCTGGTTACAAGCCTGAGTTCCAAACAAAGGAAGCGGTGCGTCTCAGCGAGCAGCTGGAAATCGAACAG ACTATGTTCGAGGATAAGTTAAAGACAACAGACTGGGAGGCCACCAATGAGGCCATCGAGGAACAGATTGCCCGTGAATCCTATTTGCAGTGGTGTCGTGATAATATGCAGCGCACGCGAAGCACCAACACAGCCGCCGGTTCGGCTACATCATCGACAGTCACCTCTGCTGAGGCACTGACCGATTCGGATGCCTCGCCCTCGAAGTACTCGAGCGATGGCTGCGGCgtcagcggcaacaacaacattaataacagcaacacaaCTGCCACCATGAGCGGCTCTAATGTCAGCGAAGGCACAACTACTGGCTTCACACTGTCGCCTAAAAATCTCAGTCAGTTCTCACACAAGCTGCCGCCCGAGGTAAACGACCTGGCTGGCTACGAGAGCGATGCCACAGACATGAGCAGCACCAGCTCGGTGGGTCACGGCAATGCCTCGCCAAACACTGCTGCCGCTCAGCGCGCTAACAAATTGTCCAAATCGCAGCGACGCAACAATGGTTTGCGTAGCAGCAAGAAACGTCGTCACGAGGCACGTGAGGCTAACAACAG TCTTGAAACGTCCGAGACGCCGTTGCGTAAGAGTCCCAAGCGCGATGCAGCGCCAGCGGCGGCCAGAGCTCACACCCCAGAGGCGGAACAGCGACCATGCACATCGAAGCAGTCATCACAGTCGCCGCCAAAGCGCAATGACGCACAAACGCCGCCCAAGCAGAGCTACTCCAGCTTCTACCAGGAGCTCCTCGAAGCATCCTATGCCAATGATG GCATCAACGAAAGCGAGATGCTGCAGCAGGCTATACAGATGTCCACACGCGACTATATAGACGATCAGAAGCGGAAGTATCTATGCGGTCCATAG
- the LOC133840872 gene encoding transcription factor SPT20 homolog — protein MNFTPFGNSFPGLPQFTTTTAPLVSTVTAAVTVTDADVTAAANQQQQQQEPGGSNRYQQHQQQQQQQQQQQQQVTPGVAMAHFSQPSMSSAQSSSSGGGNKFRSGQDEVLQGDKYNGHLLATATQQQQQQQQYATVYAPSATATSADALQASTSGQQQQQQQQQQQQQQQQLQQQQVVAPQELTQDLCNAILQQQVLQNTSWQTITPGTTVADYLSHLPANTLPLSLHHFLKYSAETIKKENQQNVVLQVQTGPGAAIGINTIGTTTTISIPQQEQLSLQQQQPQQQQQQQQQQQQQQQQQQQPQATLQLQTQTAVASSSTAVSGTKKKKRKKRSKDRKPKLRPGEIRMSTALDGSPLYMCPECHVAYPEPELLEVHLVGHNLERRYVCDICQASLKRKDHLTRHKQSHNPERPYICTVCLKAFKRKEQLSLHFVIHSGEKRHQCQECGKGFYRKDHLRKHTRSHIARRVKAELNSHVRRENGTSMLQPVVTAATTAAVQHANQQQLQIQQQQQQQQQQQQQQQQQHHIVVSQQQQQQQQQQQQQQQATGQQQQQQMIN, from the exons ATGAATTTCACACCGTTTGGGAACAGTTTTCCGGGCCTGCCGCAGTTTACCACAACGACGGCGCCGCTGGTGTCGACGGTAACTGCCGCTGTCACCGTGACCGATGCCGATGTGACTGCGGCGGccaatcagcagcaacagcaacaggagccCGGCGGCAGCAATCGCTatcagcaacaccagcaacagcagcagcaacaacaacaacagcagcagcaggtgacGCCGGGCGTGGCAATGGCGCACTTCAGTCAGCCGAGCATGAGCAGTgcacagagcagcagcagtggagGTGGCAATAAGTTTCGCAGCGGGCAAGATGAAGTGCTGCAAGGTGATAAATACAATGGCCACTTGCTGGCAACAGccacgcaacagcaacaacagcaacagcaatatgCAACAGTTTATGCACCTAGTGCGACGGCAACGTCAGCGGATGCGTTGCAAGCAAGCACCTCgggtcagcaacagcagcagcaacaacaacaacaacagcagcagcaacaacagttgcagcagcaacaagtggTGGCGCCGCAGGAACTGACTCAGGATCTTTGCAATGCGATACTGCAACAACAAG TGCTACAGAATACCTCCTGGCAGACAATCACGCCGGGCACCACAGTCGCCGACTACCTCTCGCATCTTCCAGCCAACACGTTGCCACTCTCGCTGCACCACTTTCTCAAGTACTCCGCGGAGACGATCAAAAAGGAGAATCAACAGAATGTG GTGCTGCAGGTGCAGACGGGACCAGGAGCAGCCATTGGCATCAATACCATTGGCACAACCACAACCATAAGCATACCTCAGCAGGAGCAACTgtcactgcagcagcaacagccacagcagcagcaacaacagcagcaacagcaacaacaacagcagcagcaacagcaacaacctcAAGCAACATTGCAGCTGCAGACGCAAACGGCTGTGGCAAGCAGCTCGACAGCTGTCAGTGGCaccaaaaagaagaagcgCAAAAAACGCTCCAAGGATCGCAAGCCTAAACTGCGTCCCGGCGAGATTCGCATGAGCACAGCACTCGATGGCAGTCCGCTCTACATGTGTCCTGAATGCCATGTGGCATATCCCGAACCGGAGTTACTCGAAGTGCATCTGGTGGGGCACAATCTGGAGCGACGCTATGTCTGCGACATTTGCCAGGCATCGTTGAAGCGCAAGGATCATCTAACGCGACACAAACAATCGCACAATCCTGAACGTCCATACATCTGCACCGTCTGCCTAAAGGCCTTCAAGCGCAAAGAGCAGCTGAGCCTGCACTTTGTCATCCACTCAGGCGAGAAGCGGCATCAGTGCCAGGAGTGCGGTAAAGGCTTCTACCGGAAAGATCATCTGCGAAAGCACACCCGCTCTCACATTGCCAGACGCGTCAAGGCCGAGCTCAATAGTCATGTGCGGCGCGAGAATGGCACCAGCATGTTGCAACCCGTGGTTACTGCTGCCACAACGGCTGCCGTGCAGCATGCGaatcagcaacagctgcagatacaacagcaacagcaacaacaacagcagcagcaacagcaacaacagcagcaacatcacaTCGTTGtcagtcagcagcaacagcagcagcaacaacaacaacagcagcaacaacaagcaactggccagcagcaacagcagcaaatgatAAATTAG
- the LOC133845393 gene encoding protein O-mannosyltransferase 1 gives MSSNGSGGTTVQRRKTTRSKSKQQQQQQQQQSNVAENLIENQNASNEQNERLHFRSRSATSATTSVTCNSTSPLCCNGMLPTTSNMFDCCRDINCHLNTPLALPLRGSVEHSRRSSSRQSFLSDVSKSTSASTLAATPTPTPTPTASSAAPTSVASKKSRSRSSSSGSCDNDDVHNAKKRAANADSAMINTTSAAAASTDQFTVSLHIDLFTWGLFLLAFFTRFYKLATPPNVVFDELHYGKYIAHYMRNIFFFDQHPPLGKQLIAGLVSFAGYDGNYTFPRIGAAYASNVPIFWLRFLPALCGSLLAPVVYKLLLEAKMRRWTAALGGLLIILDNSLLTQSRFILMESMLLLASTVGITCLLRFQRCSLGSLTWISTGAAAAFSLACAGCVKYVGFLALALAGYLLCRHLWNLLYDATLSTRQLWMHFLGRLLLFVGIPLAVYLGIFYIHLRTLHKAGPHDSIMTSAFQASLDGGLASITQGQPLAVVHGSQITLRHTHGRTCWLHSHAAVYPVRYKDQRGSSHQQQVTCYSFKDVNNWWIVKKPDRDDLVVGEKPVAIRHGDIIQLVHGITSRGLNSHDVAAPMTPQCQEVSCYIDYEIKMEGELLWRVEILNRQTEGNRWHAIKSEIRLIHVSTGAALRFSGRQLPNWGFNQHEVVADREQNHQDAIWNVEEHRYTKTQDQRERERQLLSAEMIPTKRTKLTFWAKLLELQTKMFWHAKQVQSHMYSSQPYEWPLLDKGIAYWLDAKSNAQIYLLGNVLIWYTASIGLLIYSALLVFYAIRRRRLCFDLTGSEWQRFLIAGDTFYVGYLVHYLPYFFVDRTLFLHNYLPAFVFKILLLCYVVEHLDYLLRRYCSGRRAGLQHVVRIYRLSLILWLLAVCFVFVKFLPLSYGSKKMTAKEVTSLRWKDTWDFILQKNSVLH, from the exons ATGTccagcaacggcagcggcggcaCAACAGTGCAGCGACGCAAAACGACGCGCTCCAAGTctaagcaacagcagcagcaacaacaacaacaatcaaatgtTGCGGAAAACCTTATCGAAAATCAAAATGCCAGCAACGagcaaaacgaaagacttCACTTTCGCAGCCGTTCAGCAACCTCAGCGACGACGTCAGTCACTTGCAATTCAACTTCACCACTGTGCTGTAACGGCATGCTGCCCACAACATCGAACATGTTCGACTGCTGCCGCGACATTAACTGCCATCTGAATACGCCTCTAGCGCTGCCGTTGCGCGGCAGCGTTGAGCACAGTCGCCGTTCGAGCAGCCGGCAATCTTTTCTCAGCGATGTTTCCAAGTCTACGTCTGCGTCGACGCTGGCagcgacgccgacgccgacaccaacaccaacagcatcatcagcagctcCCACCTCGGTTGCGTCTAAAAAGTCGCGTTCGCGTTCAAGTTCTTCTGGTTCGTgtgacaacgacgacgtccACAATGCGAAGAAGCGCGCTGCCAACGCAGACAGTGCCATGATCAacacaacatcagcagcagcagcctcaacAGACCAATTTACCGTTAGCTTGCATATTGATCTCTTTACATGGGGTCTCTTTCTGCTGGCGTTCTTCACGCGCTTCTATAAGCTGGCAACGCCGCCAAATGTTGT CTTTGATGAGCTGCATTATGGCAAGTATATAGCTCACTATATGCGCAACATCTTCTTCTTCGATCAACATCCGCCTCTGGGCAAACAACTGATCGCGGGTTTGGTGAGTTTTGCCGGCTACGATGGCAATTATACGTTTCCTCGGATTGGCGCTGCTTATGCCTCCAATGTACCCATCTTCTGGCTGCGTTTCTTGCCCGCTCTTTGTGGTAGTCTCTTGGCCCCCGTTGTCTACAAACTGCTGCTGGAGGCCAAAATGCGCCGCTGGACGGCTGCACTGGGCGGTCTCCTCATCATTCTGGACAATTCACTGCTGACACAGTCACGCTTCATTCTAATGGAatcaatgctgctgctggccagcACCGTGGGCATTACTTGCCTGCTCCGCTTTCAGCGCTGCTCCCTCGGCAGCCTTACTTGGATAAGCACGGGAGCAGCGGCTGCCTTCAGTCTTGCCTGCGCCGGCTGCGTCAAGTACGTTGGCTTCCTGGCGCTGGCACTAGCAGGTTATCTGCTCTGTCGTCATCTCTGGAATCTGCTCTACGATGCGACCTTGTCGA CCCGACAGCTGTGGATGCATTTCTTGGGCAGGCTGCTGCTCTTCGTGGGCATTCCGCTGGCCGTCTACCTGGGCATCTTTTACATTCACCTGCGGACGCTGCACAAGGCGGGACCGCACGACAGCATCATGACGAGTGCGTTCCAGGCCTCACTCGATGGCGGTCTCGCCTCGATCACACAGGGACAACCACTGGCAGTCGTCCATGGATCACAGATCACGCTACGACACACGCACGGACGCACCTGTTGGTTGCACTCGCATGCAGCGGTTTATCCGGTGCGGTATAAGGATCAGCGTGGCTCGTCGCATCAACAGCAGGTCACCTGTTACTCCTTTAAGGATGTGAACAACTGGTGGATTGTTAAGAAGCCCGATCGCGATGATCTGGTTGTGGGCGAAAAACCGGTGGCGATACGACATGGCGATATCATTCAACTGGTGCACGGCATCACGAGTCGCGGCCTCAATTCACACGATGTCGCTGCACCGATGACACCGCAATGTCAGGAAGTTAGCTGTTACATTGACTACGAGATCAAGATGGAAGGCGAGTTGCTGTGGCGTGTGGAGATTCTAAACCGACAGACGGAAGGCAATCGCTGGCATGCCATCAAGTCCGAGATACGACTGATTCACGTCTCGACAGGCGCAGCGTTGCGCTTCAGCGGACGCCAGTTGCCCAACTGGGGTTTTAATCAGCACGAAGTGGTTGCGGATCGTGAGCAGAATCATCAGGATGCGATTTGGAATGTAGAGGAACATCGTTACACCAAGA CTCAGGATCAACGCGAGCGTGAGCGACAGTTGCTCTCGGCGGAAATGATTCCCACGAAACGCACAAAGCTAACCTTCTGGGCCAAGCTGCTGGAGCTGCAGACGAAGATGTTCTGGCATGCCAAGCAGGTGCAGAGTCACATGTACAGCTCGCAGCCATACGAATGGCCGCTGCTCGACAAGGGCATTGCTTATTGGCTCGATGCCAAATCCAATGCCCAGATCTATTTGCTGGGCAATGTGCTCATCTGGTATACGGCCAGCATTGGACTGCTTATCTATTCGGCGCTGCTTGTCTTCTATGCGATAAGACGACGTCGCCTGTGCTTCGATTTGACGGGCAGCGAGTGGCAACGTTTCCTCATTGCCGGCGACACCTTCTATGTTGGCTATCTGGTGCACTATTTGCCCTACTTCTTTGTGGACCGCACGCTCTTCCTGCACAACTATCTACCCGCGTTTGTGTTCAAGATACTTCTGCTGTGCTATGTTGTCGAGCATCTGGATTATTTGCTGCGACGCTACTGCAGCGGACGTCGCGCTGGACTGCAGCATGTGGTGCGCATCTATCGCCTTTCGTTGATCCTTTGGCTGCTGGCCGTCTGCTTTGTCTTTGTCAAGTTCTTGCCCTTGAGCTATGGCTCCAAAAAGATGACCGCCAAGGAAGTGACGAGTCTACGGTGGAAGGACACCTGGGACTTTATTCTGCAGAAAAATTCTGTCCTGCACTGA
- the LOC133845396 gene encoding EF-hand domain-containing family member B has protein sequence MANVGRFKDRNADMRAAGVSSAVDTENTTGNCLIVMHPEEVAEQLIRAECKRLKLKNGGQLFPETPCLPTVSVPELLAIEKSKSRFTVFKEKFSEDMYLRQAKLAEAKPTGSKPDSVTNWSRTFGRETTAKERLYDLVLPPKKPEQVNQEYGQFHDKYIVSHNHYFPAEQINRKYKQPFDRQDTFGEATRGDTSGQSAKRCMQQCSGHVIIISKEQMDFIDRTYSRLGKKFKKYPAPVPQYITYGTPTHVPDCDCKMLVEDIAPCKSDKHLVDALGHLNMWRHKLQKRADFHMFDLISVLEHSDKTQTRELPAQKIFEVMHKMHLYIDIHKMRVILSLFHMLIDEGCTTERVNYDDFCRLLNIQHPLPTMGNIFTMPPNVYNKDTTYRLLCSDLSKEPIKAAPMRPRRPKQLDDDGTHVKDLLSPDISTLYGLAPSDFQFLRPRDQLQLIFKDIVNTEDFESIWQQLTQAHNEQHGQFSVQQFRDVMDNLEPATQAQAANA, from the exons ATGGCCAATGTGGGTCGCTTTAAGGATCGCAATGCGGATATGCGAGCGGCGGGAGTTAGTTCCGCTGTGGATACCGAGAACACCACTGGGAACTGTTTGATTGTCATGCATCCCGAGGAGGTGGCCGAGCAATTGATACGCGCCGAATGTAAACGCTTGAAGTTAAAAAATGGCGGACAATTGTTTCCCGAGACGCCCTGTTTGCCGACTGTCTCGGTGCCGGAGCTGCTGGCCATTGAAAAGTCCAAGTCGCGCTTCACAGTCTTCAAGGAGAAATTCTCGGAGGACATGTATCTGAGACAGGCTAAATTGGCTGAGGCAAAACCGACGGGCTCCAAGCCCGATAGTGTGACCAACTGGAGTCGCACTTTTGGTCGCGAAACTACTGCTAAAGAGCGACTCTATGATCTCGTGTTGCCACCCAAAAAACCCGAGCAAGTGAATCAGGAATATGGTCAATTCCATGACAAATACATTGTCAGCCACAATCATTACTTTCCCGCTGAGCAAATCAACCGAAA ATATAAGCAGCCATTTGATAGGCAGGACACGTTTGGCGAAGCCACTCGTGGGGATACCTCGGGACAGTCGGCCAAGCGGTGCATGCAACAATGCTCGGGACATGTGATCATCATTAGCAAAGAGCAAATGGATTTTATCGATCGCACTTACTCGCGTCTGggcaaaaagtttaaaaa ATACCCTGCTCCTGTGCCGCAGTACATTACTTATGGAACACCCACGCATGTGCCGGACTGCGATTGCAAGATGCTGGTCGAGGACATAGCGCCGTGCAAGAGCGACAAGCATCTGGTGGATGCGCTGGGCCACCTCAATATGTGGCGCCACAAGCTGCAGAAACGTGCCGATTTCCACATGTTCGATCTGATCTCGGTGCTTGAGCACAGCGATAAGACGCAAACACGGGAACTGCCGGCGCAGAAGATTTTCGAGGTGATGCACAAGATGCATCTGTACATTGACATTCACAAGATGCGTGTAATTCTTTCGCTGTTTCACATGCTCATCGACGAGGGCTGCACCACGGAGCGCGTAAACTACGATGACTTCTGTCGTCTGCTCAACATTCAGCATCCTTTGCCCACCATGGGCAACATCTTCACCATGCCGCCGAATGTCTACAACAAGGACACAACCTATCGCCTGCTTTGTTCCGATCTCAGCAAGGAGCCCATCAAGGCGGCACCAATGCGTCCGCGACGTCCAAAACAACTCGACGATGATGGCACCCATGTAAAGGATCTGCTGTCACCAGACATTTCCACTTTATACGGCTTGGCGCCAAGCGATTTCCAATTTTTGCGACCACGCGATCAGTTGCAGCTGATCTTCAAGGATATTGTGAATACCGAGGACTTTGAGTCCATTTGGCAGCAACTCACGCAAGCGCACAACGAGCAGCATGGACAGTTCTCTGTGCAGCAGTTCCGCGACGTCATGGACAACTTGGAGCCAGCTACTCAGGCTCAAGCTGCCAATGCTTAG